A genomic region of Rhodothermia bacterium contains the following coding sequences:
- a CDS encoding glycerol-3-phosphate dehydrogenase/oxidase, whose protein sequence is MISRSEQLRRLRETEVWQVVVIGGGASGLGAALEAASRGYACVLFEQADFAKGTSSKATKLVHGGVRYLKQGDVKLVREALRERGILLKNAPHVTKKQAFIIPCYTYWDLVFYGVGLRVYDALSGRWRLGKTQVLEKKEVLTQMPGVNAERLKGGILYYDGQFDDSRLALNLAQTFFREGGLPLNYMQVCGFLEENGKLHGVTVQDMENGETFEVYAEVVINATGVWVDEIARLEDAEARKTVTLSQGAHVVLNRDFFPSETALMIPKTSDGRVLFAIPWHNKVVLGTTDRPVQYADLEPKVSEEEIAYILETAKPYLAKSPIRTDVLSCWAGLRPLAAPNEEGGKTKEISRSHKIYVSPKGLISIVGGKWTTYRAMGEELINEAEDKILGTHKSSKTKDLKLYGCKDVGFGTHQLAYYGTDEQLIRALMVESPEFAKELHPNYPFKVAHVVWAARYEMARTIEDVLARRTRWLLLDAKTVLEAAPLVAKWLAKELGWDEQWEAEQVRQFRLLVHQYCGEDMTPRGT, encoded by the coding sequence ATGATTTCACGATCCGAGCAGTTACGCCGACTTCGCGAGACGGAGGTTTGGCAGGTGGTGGTTATTGGTGGAGGTGCTTCTGGTCTGGGGGCGGCACTTGAAGCGGCATCACGGGGATATGCGTGCGTACTGTTCGAACAGGCAGATTTTGCCAAGGGAACGTCCTCAAAAGCAACAAAATTGGTTCATGGCGGGGTGCGCTACCTAAAACAGGGCGACGTGAAGTTGGTTCGGGAAGCACTACGAGAGCGAGGTATTTTGCTTAAAAACGCGCCACATGTTACAAAAAAACAAGCATTTATCATCCCTTGCTATACCTATTGGGATTTGGTGTTTTATGGCGTGGGGTTGAGGGTGTATGACGCACTTTCTGGAAGGTGGCGATTGGGAAAAACGCAGGTGCTGGAGAAAAAAGAAGTATTGACGCAAATGCCGGGCGTAAATGCGGAACGACTAAAAGGGGGGATTTTGTATTACGATGGGCAATTTGACGATAGCCGCTTGGCGCTTAATCTGGCGCAAACGTTTTTTCGCGAAGGCGGACTACCACTGAATTATATGCAGGTCTGCGGTTTTTTGGAGGAAAACGGGAAACTGCACGGGGTGACGGTGCAAGACATGGAAAACGGGGAAACCTTTGAGGTTTATGCGGAGGTGGTCATTAATGCAACCGGGGTTTGGGTGGACGAAATTGCACGTCTGGAAGATGCCGAGGCACGCAAAACGGTGACGCTAAGCCAAGGCGCACATGTGGTGTTGAATCGGGATTTTTTTCCATCCGAAACCGCTCTTATGATTCCTAAAACGAGCGATGGGCGGGTGCTTTTTGCAATCCCTTGGCACAATAAAGTGGTACTCGGCACAACCGATCGGCCCGTCCAATACGCCGATTTGGAGCCGAAGGTCTCGGAGGAGGAAATTGCCTATATCTTGGAAACGGCTAAACCCTATTTGGCGAAATCGCCCATACGAACAGATGTTCTGTCTTGCTGGGCGGGACTAAGGCCGCTGGCTGCGCCAAACGAAGAGGGCGGCAAAACAAAAGAAATTTCGCGAAGCCATAAAATATACGTATCTCCCAAAGGACTAATCAGTATTGTCGGGGGGAAGTGGACAACCTATCGGGCAATGGGAGAAGAACTCATCAATGAAGCCGAAGACAAAATTTTGGGTACGCATAAATCAAGTAAAACAAAAGATTTAAAATTGTATGGGTGCAAAGACGTTGGGTTTGGAACACACCAGCTGGCCTATTATGGGACAGATGAACAACTTATTCGTGCATTGATGGTGGAGTCTCCGGAATTTGCAAAGGAACTCCACCCCAATTACCCATTTAAGGTGGCACATGTGGTTTGGGCGGCTCGTTACGAAATGGCCAGAACAATAGAAGATGTCTTGGCACGCCGTACTCGGTGGCTCTTACTGGATGCAAAAACAGTGCTGGAGGCAGCACCTTTGGTGGCAAAATGGTTGGCAAAAGAATTGGGATGGGATGAACAATGGGAAGCCGAACAAGTCCGGCAATTCAGATTATTGGTACATCAATATTGCGGAGAAGACATGACACCCCGTGGTACATAA
- a CDS encoding carbamoyltransferase: protein MNILGLSCYYHDASACLVQDGKAVAAVQEEAFSRIKHDPAFPRQAVAFCLQQAGISIRDVDHVVFYEKPFLKFERLLETYVANAPYGWPSFLKAMPVWLKQKLWIPDLIQKELEWEGKVLFTEHHESHAASAFYPSPFKKAAFLTTDGVGEWATSSWGMGEDKTLRIQAELNFPHSLGLLYSAFTYFTGFRVNSGEYKLMGLAPYGEPRYVQTIYDHLISVKEDGSYRLNLDYFTYMTGLRMTGRKFEALFGGVARKPESPITQREMDLARSVQVVTEEIMLKTAWHIRKETGAENLCLAGGVALNCVANGRLHRESGFKEIWIQPASGDAGGALGAALLAWHEYVQEDRMPANALFDPYLGPAYTDEAIRRFLETEAIPFEEVGYEVLPDRTAALLAAQRTVGWFQGRMEFGPRALGNRSILADPRGTDVQKNVNLKIKFRESFRPFAPSVLRHRVQEWFGLETDSPYMLLVAPVKGWQAPNVTPNAHMQSRLETQQAHSPIPAVTHVDGSARIQTVHPALNPLYHRLLTAFEAQTGCPVLVNTSFNVRGEPIVCSPQEAFNCFVRTHLDALVLGPFLITKNMLPEKFHEAFSADKIAETYGLD, encoded by the coding sequence TTGAATATTCTTGGTTTATCCTGCTATTATCACGACGCTTCGGCTTGTTTGGTACAAGATGGGAAAGCGGTTGCCGCCGTACAAGAGGAGGCGTTTTCGCGCATAAAACACGATCCCGCGTTCCCACGTCAGGCGGTGGCTTTTTGTTTGCAGCAAGCCGGAATATCCATCCGCGATGTAGATCATGTGGTGTTCTATGAAAAGCCATTTCTAAAGTTTGAGCGGCTCTTAGAAACCTATGTCGCCAATGCGCCTTATGGCTGGCCTTCGTTCCTGAAGGCGATGCCCGTTTGGTTAAAGCAAAAACTCTGGATTCCAGACCTCATCCAAAAAGAATTGGAATGGGAAGGAAAGGTGTTATTTACCGAACACCACGAAAGTCATGCCGCGAGTGCATTTTACCCATCTCCATTTAAGAAAGCCGCTTTTCTAACAACGGATGGCGTGGGTGAATGGGCAACCTCCAGTTGGGGCATGGGGGAAGACAAAACACTGCGGATTCAGGCCGAGCTAAACTTTCCACATTCTTTAGGTTTGCTCTACTCCGCCTTTACGTACTTCACGGGATTTCGGGTGAACTCCGGCGAATATAAACTGATGGGCCTTGCACCCTATGGTGAGCCACGTTACGTTCAGACGATTTATGACCACCTGATCTCGGTCAAAGAAGATGGATCTTATCGCCTGAATCTTGATTATTTTACCTATATGACGGGTTTGCGTATGACCGGACGCAAATTTGAAGCACTGTTTGGTGGTGTGGCACGGAAGCCCGAATCGCCCATTACACAGCGTGAAATGGACTTGGCGCGATCGGTTCAGGTAGTGACAGAGGAAATAATGCTCAAAACCGCATGGCACATCCGCAAGGAAACTGGAGCCGAGAACCTTTGTCTGGCGGGTGGAGTCGCCCTAAACTGTGTGGCGAATGGCCGCCTGCACCGTGAGTCTGGGTTTAAGGAAATTTGGATTCAGCCAGCATCGGGTGATGCGGGCGGTGCTTTGGGAGCGGCACTTTTGGCTTGGCATGAATATGTGCAAGAAGATCGTATGCCGGCAAATGCGCTTTTTGATCCTTATTTGGGTCCGGCTTATACCGACGAAGCCATCCGGAGATTTTTAGAGACAGAAGCCATCCCTTTCGAGGAGGTGGGATACGAGGTGCTTCCAGACCGAACGGCGGCATTACTGGCCGCACAACGTACCGTGGGATGGTTTCAAGGACGTATGGAGTTTGGCCCACGGGCTTTGGGAAATCGCTCTATTTTGGCCGATCCGCGAGGAACCGATGTTCAAAAAAACGTTAACCTGAAAATTAAATTCCGAGAAAGTTTTAGACCTTTCGCCCCATCTGTTTTGCGTCATCGGGTACAGGAGTGGTTTGGTTTAGAGACCGATAGCCCCTACATGCTTTTGGTGGCACCCGTAAAAGGCTGGCAAGCACCAAACGTTACCCCAAATGCCCATATGCAAAGTCGTTTAGAAACCCAGCAGGCACATTCCCCAATCCCTGCCGTAACCCATGTGGATGGCTCTGCACGTATCCAAACAGTTCATCCGGCACTGAACCCTCTTTACCACCGCCTTCTGACGGCATTTGAGGCACAAACAGGCTGTCCGGTGTTGGTGAATACCAGCTTTAATGTACGGGGCGAGCCGATTGTGTGCAGCCCACAAGAGGCGTTTAACTGTTTTGTCCGTACACATTTAGATGCTTTGGTGCTTGGGCCTTTTCTCATCACCAAGAATATGCTCCCCGAAAAGTTCCATGAGGCGTTTTCAGCAGATAAAATTGCCGAAACCTATGGATTGGATTAA
- a CDS encoding extracellular solute-binding protein, which yields MKRFGIGLLMLLMMGCVEDSRKKVVVYSPHGKDLLKAYEVAFEAQYPRVDVVWLDMGAQAVYERIRTEAANPQADLWWGAPNILFQQAADEGLLMPYRPSWASQVEETHRDTKDRWYGNFLTPVGIAFNAETVKDPPKTWDELLDPKWKGRILVRYPLESGTMVALFGALILRQPTEQEGMRWLAKLDQQTKTYTADPTQLYIKLARQEGDLTLWNLPDILLQQKKGNPFGIAFPTGETPVLIDAIALVKGGRSPKEAIQFYEFITSQESMRDQAEEMYRIPVRKDIPADRLPAWMQEYPISAMAINWQSLGKSAKTWMKQWDERVKGRGAAFLAETSTNSNQ from the coding sequence ATGAAACGTTTTGGAATCGGGCTATTGATGTTGTTGATGATGGGCTGTGTGGAGGATAGCCGTAAAAAAGTGGTGGTGTACTCGCCACATGGTAAGGATTTACTAAAGGCATACGAAGTGGCCTTCGAGGCCCAATATCCACGTGTAGATGTGGTCTGGTTAGACATGGGGGCACAGGCCGTTTATGAGAGAATCCGGACGGAGGCCGCAAACCCACAAGCCGATCTCTGGTGGGGAGCGCCAAATATTCTTTTTCAACAAGCCGCTGATGAAGGGTTGCTGATGCCCTATCGGCCTTCGTGGGCAAGCCAAGTGGAGGAAACACACCGCGATACAAAAGACCGCTGGTATGGTAATTTCCTGACGCCCGTAGGCATTGCCTTTAATGCAGAAACCGTTAAAGACCCACCAAAAACATGGGATGAACTCTTGGATCCCAAATGGAAAGGCCGGATATTGGTGCGTTACCCCTTAGAGTCGGGTACAATGGTTGCCCTTTTTGGGGCACTCATTTTGCGGCAACCCACCGAGCAAGAAGGGATGCGCTGGTTGGCCAAATTAGACCAACAAACCAAAACCTATACTGCCGATCCTACCCAACTTTACATTAAATTGGCGCGGCAAGAAGGCGATCTGACACTTTGGAACCTCCCCGACATCTTGCTCCAACAAAAAAAAGGGAATCCATTTGGCATAGCATTTCCTACCGGAGAAACACCCGTATTGATAGATGCGATTGCATTGGTAAAAGGAGGACGAAGCCCAAAAGAAGCGATACAGTTCTACGAGTTCATCACTTCGCAAGAGTCCATGCGCGACCAAGCCGAAGAAATGTATCGGATTCCAGTACGGAAAGACATTCCGGCAGATCGTCTGCCGGCTTGGATGCAAGAATACCCCATTTCCGCAATGGCCATAAATTGGCAATCGTTGGGTAAATCCGCAAAAACGTGGATGAAGCAATGGGATGAGCGGGTGAAGGGGCGAGGCGCGGCTTTTTTGGCAGAAACAAGCACAAATTCAAATCAATAA